A window from Deinococcus cellulosilyticus NBRC 106333 = KACC 11606 encodes these proteins:
- a CDS encoding S1 family peptidase, which yields MLSPIANSNIIHRVAKVIWGSGTGTGVFVDYRDTMYFITAYHVVKGIKDGHLLTIMPHTGKEVTVTVRIVCMSPDADYIVFTFDEFAGQLPLANLPVHLDLEFTLTQEALYVGYPKGLVMTGGDGQGIPKTLPLFKQGIISALDSSDPADQFILLDSAGNAGFSGGPIFVVEKQLAAGGGITHLIGIVLANLRDDETGNYLFAYARSIKQITD from the coding sequence ATGCTTTCACCCATCGCCAACTCCAACATAATTCATCGAGTCGCGAAAGTCATCTGGGGCAGTGGCACCGGTACAGGGGTTTTTGTGGATTACCGCGACACCATGTACTTCATTACTGCCTACCATGTGGTCAAAGGAATAAAAGATGGACACCTCCTTACAATCATGCCTCACACAGGCAAAGAAGTAACTGTCACCGTGCGAATTGTTTGCATGAGTCCTGACGCAGACTACATTGTTTTCACCTTCGATGAGTTCGCTGGCCAACTGCCCCTCGCAAACCTTCCAGTCCACTTGGACCTTGAGTTCACGCTCACCCAGGAAGCCCTGTATGTGGGATATCCAAAGGGGCTGGTCATGACTGGAGGCGATGGGCAGGGCATTCCAAAAACATTGCCCCTGTTCAAGCAGGGAATCATATCAGCTCTGGATTCCTCAGACCCGGCAGACCAGTTCATACTCCTAGACTCTGCAGGAAATGCTGGCTTCTCAGGTGGTCCCATCTTTGTGGTTGAGAAGCAGCTAGCAGCCGGGGGAGGCATCACCCACCTGATTGGGATTGTTTTGGCAAACTTGCGGGATGATGAAACCGGCAACTACCTTTTCGCCTATGCTCGGTCCATCAAACAGATCACAGACCA